One segment of Candidatus Deferrimicrobiaceae bacterium DNA contains the following:
- a CDS encoding Sir2 family NAD-dependent protein deacetylase, with the protein MGDPREKIFREAAETLAARRNAVALTGAGISVESGIPMFRGTQGMWEKYDPMEYATIGAFLRDPEKVWEMLSEMVEVLSRAVPNPAHFGLAEMGKRGLLRSIITQNVDGLHQAAGSQRVIEFHGSAGELICLSCWNRYSS; encoded by the coding sequence GTGGGCGACCCGCGGGAAAAGATCTTCCGGGAGGCGGCGGAAACGCTTGCGGCCCGCCGGAACGCGGTTGCGCTGACCGGGGCGGGGATCTCGGTGGAAAGCGGGATCCCCATGTTTCGCGGCACCCAGGGGATGTGGGAGAAGTACGATCCGATGGAGTACGCGACCATCGGCGCCTTCCTGCGCGACCCGGAGAAGGTCTGGGAGATGCTTTCCGAGATGGTCGAGGTTCTCTCCCGAGCCGTCCCGAACCCCGCCCATTTCGGGCTGGCGGAGATGGGAAAGAGGGGGCTCCTCCGGTCGATCATCACCCAGAACGTGGACGGTCTGCACCAGGCGGCGGGGTCCCAAAGGGTGATCGAGTTCCACGGGAGCGCCGGGGAACTGATCTGTCTTTCCTGCTGGAACCGCTATTCTTC
- a CDS encoding SCP2 sterol-binding domain-containing protein → MAEMTVKDFFESLESKLNSDPSKLAGLNSVYQFKVGEESYQVAMKDGKASVAAGDAPTPNCTVTMAQNDFLEMLGGKLNSQMAFMTGKLKVAGDMGLALKLGSFLKV, encoded by the coding sequence ATGGCCGAGATGACCGTGAAGGATTTTTTCGAATCGCTGGAGTCCAAGCTGAACTCGGATCCGTCCAAACTGGCCGGCTTGAACAGCGTCTACCAGTTCAAGGTGGGGGAGGAAAGCTACCAAGTCGCGATGAAAGACGGCAAGGCCTCCGTGGCGGCGGGCGATGCGCCGACTCCGAACTGCACCGTGACGATGGCCCAGAACGATTTCCTCGAGATGCTCGGGGGGAAGCTGAACAGCCAGATGGCCTTCATGACCGGGAAACTGAAGGTGGCGGGGGACATGGGGCTGGCTCTCAAACTGGGTTCCTTCCTCAAGGTGTGA
- the coaE gene encoding dephospho-CoA kinase (Dephospho-CoA kinase (CoaE) performs the final step in coenzyme A biosynthesis.), whose amino-acid sequence MRVFGLTGGIGSGKSTVARLFREERIPVVDADRISREVTLPGKPAHTAIVRNFGTGILLPDGRIDRKKLGAIVFADPGKRAELEAITHPRIMVGIREAVSALAATGHAIAIVEAALIHEKGRQGLFEAVIGVGCDREMQVERLMRRDGIPRQEALRILSAQMDPGEKTRASDYVIDNSGDLATTRARVRALAEILRGPSEAG is encoded by the coding sequence ATGCGCGTCTTCGGCCTCACGGGAGGAATCGGTTCCGGAAAAAGCACCGTGGCACGCCTCTTCCGGGAGGAGAGAATCCCCGTCGTGGATGCGGACAGGATCTCCCGGGAGGTCACCTTGCCGGGAAAACCCGCCCATACGGCAATCGTCCGGAACTTCGGGACGGGAATCCTGCTGCCCGACGGACGGATCGACCGGAAAAAGCTCGGTGCGATCGTCTTCGCGGATCCCGGGAAACGCGCCGAACTCGAAGCGATCACGCACCCTCGCATCATGGTGGGGATCCGGGAGGCGGTTTCCGCACTCGCCGCAACTGGACACGCGATCGCCATCGTCGAGGCAGCGCTCATCCACGAGAAGGGCCGGCAGGGGTTGTTCGAGGCGGTGATCGGCGTGGGATGCGACAGGGAAATGCAGGTGGAACGGCTCATGCGCCGGGACGGCATCCCGCGGCAGGAGGCCCTGAGGATCCTCTCCGCGCAAATGGACCCCGGGGAGAAGACCCGGGCCTCCGACTACGTGATCGACAACTCCGGCGACCTCGCGACGACCCGCGCCCGGGTCCGCGCGCTCGCGGAGATCCTCCGGGGACCGTCGGAAGCCGGCTGA
- the ald gene encoding alanine dehydrogenase has protein sequence MKLRIGIPREIKEGENRIATTPRCVRALRDAGARVFVQKGAGLGSGFPDSAFAGAGATIVPEAADAWRVDLVVKVKEPLPREFRFLSERTALFTYLHLAALPELTEVLLARKVTAIGYETVRKGGRLTLLRPMSEVAGILAIQVGARGLEKASGGRGVLLPAVKGGRPASVCVIGAGIAGRNAARTAAGIGARVTVLDISREKLAKVREETGGRVRTVFSTPGSIERNVVRADLVISTVLLAGDKAPVLIRRDLLRRMQRGAVVVDISIDQGGTLETSRPTTHAAPFYIEEGVVHYCVTNMPAAVSRTSTIALTRATLPYVRKFARFGVLQALRKDAALRAGLNTFRGRVTCEGVARAFGKEYTAPESLL, from the coding sequence GAAGCTGCGCATCGGAATCCCGCGGGAGATCAAGGAAGGCGAGAACCGGATCGCGACGACTCCGCGGTGCGTCAGGGCCCTGCGCGACGCGGGCGCGAGAGTGTTCGTCCAGAAAGGAGCGGGGCTGGGGAGCGGGTTTCCGGACTCGGCGTTCGCCGGAGCGGGGGCGACCATCGTCCCGGAGGCCGCAGACGCCTGGCGCGTCGATCTCGTCGTCAAGGTGAAAGAGCCTCTCCCCCGCGAATTCCGGTTTCTCTCCGAACGCACGGCCCTGTTCACCTACCTCCACCTCGCCGCCTTACCGGAGCTTACCGAAGTCCTGCTCGCCAGGAAGGTGACGGCGATCGGTTACGAAACGGTTCGGAAGGGGGGGCGGCTTACCCTGCTTCGCCCGATGAGCGAGGTGGCCGGGATCCTGGCAATCCAGGTCGGCGCACGGGGCCTCGAGAAGGCATCGGGGGGGAGAGGCGTTCTCCTTCCGGCGGTCAAGGGCGGAAGGCCGGCGTCGGTGTGCGTGATCGGGGCGGGCATCGCGGGAAGGAACGCGGCGCGGACGGCGGCGGGGATCGGGGCGCGCGTGACCGTGCTCGACATCTCCCGGGAAAAGCTTGCGAAGGTCCGGGAGGAGACAGGCGGCCGCGTCCGTACGGTTTTCTCCACGCCCGGATCGATCGAACGGAACGTGGTCCGGGCGGACCTCGTGATCTCCACCGTGCTGCTCGCCGGGGACAAGGCTCCCGTCCTGATCCGCCGGGACCTTCTTCGACGCATGCAACGGGGAGCGGTCGTGGTGGACATTTCCATCGACCAGGGGGGCACCCTGGAGACGTCCCGCCCGACGACGCATGCGGCCCCTTTCTACATCGAGGAGGGCGTGGTCCATTACTGCGTGACGAACATGCCGGCGGCCGTATCCCGGACCTCCACGATCGCATTGACGAGGGCGACGCTTCCGTACGTGAGGAAGTTCGCCCGGTTCGGCGTTTTGCAAGCCCTTCGGAAGGATGCCGCTTTGCGGGCGGGACTCAACACGTTCCGGGGCAGGGTGACCTGCGAGGGGGTCGCTCGCGCGTTCGGCAAGGAGTACACCGCCCCCGAATCGCTGCTGTGA